TTCAGACGATGTGATCCCCGTCGAAGTGAATCTGCCGGAAAACCAGGCTAAATCATCCAGGAAAAAATCCAGCGAAACGGTGACCATCGACGAATACAATCCAGATGCGGAAACTTCGGAAAATAAAAAGACGATTCAATTTCCTGAAATAGAATTAACAGATAAGATGAGGCAGAGTTAAATTTTCATTGTCACCAGAGCAGGATCCGCAGATGTCAGACAACGATGTACAAGACCTCTTGAAATTAAGCAAACAGCTTCTGGACGCCATTGATCACAAAGACTGGAACACGTATACCAGCCTCTGCGATGAAGAGCTGACCTGTTTCGAACCGGAAGCCCGAGGGCATCTCGTAACCGGAATGGACTTTCATCGCTTCTACTTCGACATGAACCCGACAGGTCGACCGCGGCAGTCCACCATCAGTTCCCCCATGGTTTCCATCATGGGAGAAGTCGCTCTGGTCACCTACATCCGCGTGGTACAGTCGATTGACGAACATGGCCACGATCACAGTGCTGCCTGCGAAGAATCCCGCATCTGGCAGAAACAGGACGGAGAATGGCAGCACGTCCATTTTCATCGTTCCACTATCTGAAATACCAACCGCGCCAGGCCTGCCAGTCGAATCATGTTCGCTCAGGCCTGAACAACCATGATTGAGTTAGTATGACCAGCGAAACAGAACCCCGATCCCAAATCGTGATTCTCTGCGCCGACCTGATGTTTCAAAGTCAGATCACCGGTGCCGCCCGTCTAAACGGCTTCTCTTTTACCTGCGTCTTGAGTCTGGCTCAGGCAATGGGAGAGCTGACAAACGAGCTTCCGCAACTGCTGATCATTGATTTAAATCAGCCGAAAATTGACTGGGAACTACTGACCCGGACGATGCAGCAATATCCGCAATTAACCAGCATCGCATATGGACCACACGTCGATACAGAAACACTTCAGCAGGCCAGAGATGCAGGCTGCGACCAGGTGCTGCCGCGGAGCCAGTTCTCTGCGAACCTCCCGCGATTACTGCAGACAGCACTCTCGACAGACGATTAGCTCAGACCAAACTTTTTCAGCAGGCCCTGGTAGGCTTTTTCGCCATCTTCCAGCGCAACAACGGCACTGATCCGGGTTTCACTGGTGTTAATCATCTGAATGTTGATCTCCGCTTCCGCCAGGGCGCTGAACATTGACTGCCCGACTCCCGTATGGCTGCGAAGTCCAATCCCAACCACTGACAATTTAGCAATCTCAGCCTCATGGCTCAGTTCGGCTTCCCCCCACTCCGAGAGCAGCGGCTCGACCAGTTTCAGGCTTTTCTCCAGCGAAGTGCGCGGCACGGTGAACGAAAGATGTGCCTGTTCTTCTTCGCCCATGTTTTGCACAATCATGTCCACGGAAACACCGCCTTCTGCGACGACGGAAAACAGACGTGAGCAAATGCCCGGATTGTCCGGCAGATTTCTGACAGTGACTCGGGACTGGGTCTGATCCAACAGAACTTCGCTGACCACGATGTCTTCCATATGGGAGAGTTGATCGACGATCTCCTGCTCCAGTTCTGCTGTTTTCTGCTGAGACTCGTCAGGCTGTCCCTCTCCGGCCTGAATCTGATTTGATGCAAAATCGTAGCTGGTCAAACGGTCCAACTCAAAACCATTGTGGATCACGCGGACTGCTTCATCGCATTGATCCCGGTCGACGAGTACCGTCACCTTGATTTCGCTGGTAGTAATCATACCCACATTGATATCAGCGTCTGCCAGGATCGAGAACATCCGACTGGCAACACCGTAATTGTTCCGCATGCCACTGCCGACGATGGAAACCTTGGACAGATTGGTTCCATGCTGAATCTTGCCGGCACCGATATCTTCAATTGCCTCGCCAGCTGCGGTCAACGTCTCGGCAAGATCAGACTGAGGTACGGTAAAGGATACCCGTGCCAGGCCCCCCGTTCCCACATCCTGAACG
This genomic stretch from Gimesia sp. harbors:
- a CDS encoding aspartate kinase; amino-acid sequence: MSLIVQKFGGTSVADTSKIQAAARRATAMHQAGHQVVMVVSARGKKTDELVGLAAEITDHPTPREMDMLLSTGEQESVALMAMAIHKLGVEAISLTGSQIGVVTDSSHTKARIISISTERMKAALNEGKIVIAAGFQGRDKDWNITTLGRGGSDTTATALAAVLEADMCEIYTDVEGVFTTDPRVVPEAHQMASISYDEMLELASLGAGVMHSRSIEFAKKYRVPLKVRPSFSDGEGTLIAAQALDAAPVVTGVAFVRDEVRVSLTDIPDEPGIMSSIFARMAERKITLDMIVQDVGTGGLARVSFTVPQSDLAETLTAAGEAIEDIGAGKIQHGTNLSKVSIVGSGMRNNYGVASRMFSILADADINVGMITTSEIKVTVLVDRDQCDEAVRVIHNGFELDRLTSYDFASNQIQAGEGQPDESQQKTAELEQEIVDQLSHMEDIVVSEVLLDQTQSRVTVRNLPDNPGICSRLFSVVAEGGVSVDMIVQNMGEEEQAHLSFTVPRTSLEKSLKLVEPLLSEWGEAELSHEAEIAKLSVVGIGLRSHTGVGQSMFSALAEAEINIQMINTSETRISAVVALEDGEKAYQGLLKKFGLS
- a CDS encoding DUF4440 domain-containing protein; the encoded protein is MSDNDVQDLLKLSKQLLDAIDHKDWNTYTSLCDEELTCFEPEARGHLVTGMDFHRFYFDMNPTGRPRQSTISSPMVSIMGEVALVTYIRVVQSIDEHGHDHSAACEESRIWQKQDGEWQHVHFHRSTI